AGCTGGTGTCATCAAGATCGAATACAATAGGTATACAAATTGTATGATTTTTTGATCTTGACCACGACCTATCCAAATCAAAACTTAATTACAAGATAAGCACCTTGAGTTCAGAGACACCTCAATGTTTTCCTTGCCTAATTTGCTTATACTCTCGTTATTTGATCTTGCAGGATAAAATAAACAAAGAAGAATGGGAAGTACGGGATATGCACAGTGCTGGTGCTTTAGAGAATGTTTTACAAAGAAATAAATGGTCGAGTGGCCTGTAATACGATTGGCAGTATTGTATTCTTTTTTCAATATGACAGACACCATTGGCAATAATAAAATGATGAGCAAAAATCTTTTCAGCTGAGCAAAAACAATCGAAACATGCATGCAGAGTCCGCGAAAACACGATAATCCAACTAGAATCCAGGAGAAAAGTAACAAATAAACGATCAAGACAATTAATCTCAAGAAGAGTTATAAACAAAAACGATATTTTCATTAACGAGCCAAACCAAAGCTAAAATGAAAGTTACAATGAGCATGCATGGCTTATATAACCTTTCATTCATTAACCTAGAAAAACCTAGATATTACTAAAATTACTAAAAAAAACAATACCAATATAATCAAGAAACAAGGGAAATTACTGGCTTAACAAACGAACCAGTCCCGACTTAATTCATTAGATGCAATGAAGGTTAAAAGCATGGCTAATGCACTACCCTTGCGGTCGTTAATAAGGATCCCCCCACCGTTACTTTTGGTATGGGTGGCATTACCATGACTCCCGACGGTGCAGACACCAGTGCAACCGCTGCTGCCTTTTTGACCACTTTTAGTACTGCTGCTTTCACCACCACTTTCGCTGCCGCTTTCACTACCACTACTGCCGCTTTCGCCACCACTTCCGTGACCGCTGCTACTGCTACCACCTCCAACAGCACCATGGCCACCTCCTCCTGCACTTCCTCCTCCACTTCCACCTGCACTTCCTCCTCCACCTGAACTTCCACCTCCACCTCCGCCTCCACTCCCACCTCCTCCTCCACCTCCACTTCCACCCGCACTGCCTTCTCTCATATATACGGTAATGTGTTTTTTCTTGCTTCCAAAATCTAGATTATTAGCTGAAACATGTGATAAGAACAAgaggaaaaggaaaacaaaaactaGTTTTGGATTCATCTTGATTTTTCTTAACGGTTAAGAGAAAAAGGATCGTCTAGTGAGAATCGTATACTAATAAGATTGATAC
This genomic stretch from Papaver somniferum cultivar HN1 chromosome 5, ASM357369v1, whole genome shotgun sequence harbors:
- the LOC113279657 gene encoding loricrin-like encodes the protein MREGSAGGSGGGGGGGSGGGGGGGSSGGGGSAGGSGGGSAGGGGHGAVGGGSSSSGHGSGGESGSSGSESGSESGGESSSTKSGQKGSSGCTGVCTVGSHGNATHTKSNGGGILINDRKGSALAMLLTFIASNELSRDWFVC